The genomic window gttttaaaatgtttttaaaaaaattaatttaattttaatttttaaattaatatatttttaatatttttagatcattttcatgcgttggtatcaaaaataattttttaaaaataaaaaaatatattattttaatgcattttcaaataaaaaatattttgaaaagcaaccgcaaccacactctcaaacatagtgatcaagaaataattatgttatttggGTTTGTTTGGGAACACAatgtaaattgtattttttaaaattttgaattttttttattaaaaattatatttttttatttttaaattattttaatatgctgattttaaaaataattttaaaataataataataaaaaatcttgatataTTTATGAACAAGAAATGTTTTAAACTATAAATGTTACCACAATTCTAAAGAATGAGAATCttatccttcttttttcttaaccttGGACCTAGCAGATGGACGATGatcaatatcaaaattatatctaaaaaatagaACCATTCTAGTAGTGGCTCGTAAAATTATAATCTGCAGAAACAAAAGACAAGCAAGACTGGTAACCCGGAAACCACATATTTACAGATTCAAAACCATACAATTATTTCTTCTATGCAAAAACTCCACACTGTTAATATCTGGAAGGCAGATGAAAAAcgaatttatttctttaacaaaGCACAGTGAAGAAAAACAGATTTGCTAATGTCTTCTATCATTACTCCAGTAAACTAAGTCACATGACTAACGATTttaatctattattatttaattagtcTAAATATTCATGTAAGGATTAGAGGGAATGAAATTTATTTAGATTACTATCTGGTTTTCCTTATTTAGATTGCTTTACGTTTAACTGAAAGaatgttataaaaaacaattggtaaaaaccattttttaaatttcgaGTGAAATCAATCAGTAAAAaccatttataattatttttttattatctagaACACAAATGAGGCTTGGTGATGGGCTTTTTACtacaaaaaagatatataaaaaaatcaaatcagtaACTGTTGCTTGTCCATTCGATCATTAACGTACGTGACTGTGAGTCAAGTCTACTACAGCATTTCCAGCTCTATAACGCACCGATGTCTCTTCCTTTGACAATTCAGCAGTTAAAATCAAGGGCTGTCACTATCAAATTTAATGCATGGATATCCGTAGTGTGGTCCTTGCTAGAGCACCGACGTTCCAATGCTGGTAAGATTTCTTCAATATTCATGGCTGTTTCGTGTTATGTCTCCTTAgtaccaaaaaatacaaaattcaaaatcagtAACTGTTGCTTGTCCATTCGTCCATTAATGTACGTTACTGTGAGTCAAAGTCTTTCCAAAAATTCCACATCTATAATGCACCGAAGTCAATTCTTTTGACAATTCcgcaaataaaatataattaaatgcatgAAGAGAGCCAAAGGTAGTGGTTCATAGAATTATctaaagatgatgatgaaaaaaatgtgGGTTTGGATGTTGCTAACATTATTGACCTATGGTCGTTGTTATGGGTGTTTGGAGGAGGAGAGGATTGGTCTCTTGGAGATCAAGGCTTTGATCAATCCAAACAGCATCTTCGGGCATTTGGGCGACTGGACAGCCAATAAAGAGGATATTGCTAATTGTTGTGATTGGTCTATGATTGAGTGTGATTCCACTACAAGGCGTGTGATCCATCTCTCTCTCGCGGGTGCAAGGGATTTCCGCTTGGGGGACTGGGTTCTCAACGCATCTTTGTTTCTGCCTTTTAAAGAACTGCAAAGTCTTGATTTGAACAAAAATAGATTAGTTGGTTGCTCTGAGAATCAAGGTTCAGTCTTTCTGTTCTTAtaatcacaaaataaatttatattattgtgtGATTAAATTACATCGATCAAGtgtttaattaatgttaattacTTTGCTTTGAGTTTCTCTTGCAGGCTTCGAAGTCCTATCATCTAAGCTAAGGAAACTGAATGCCCTTGACCTCAGTGGTAATCGTTTtagtaataattttatatcatgTTTCAATGGGCTTTCATCTCTCAGGTCTTTGGATCTGTCCAGCAATCTGCTGAAAGGATCAGCTGACTTCTATGGtaataatctaattataatttaactttgaagcttttccttttctcctttttgtATGCTTTTTTCTATACGTTTATTTCCTTCCAACAGGCTCTTGATGAGAATCGTCTTGCAGGTTTCAAAGTCTTGTCATCAAGGTTAAAAAAACTAGAGAGCCTTCGCCTAAAGATGAATGGATACAATGATAGCATTTTTTCAACTCTAACTGGATTTTCATCTCTCAAGTCTTTGGATCTATCATACAATCAGTTGACAGGATCAGCTGGCTTCAATGGTAACGTTTAATTATCTAGCTTTGAATCTTTTCCATTAgtttactttaaaaatcacaaGTGAGGAAGAACAGGTATATGGAATGGATACTTCCAATCCATCATTGGGTTCTAGTcgttcttctccatttctcttcttcttctttttttgacaaaaacacTATCTCAAGGCATAAAACAACCTGGCTCGTTCCTTAATCTTTGAAGTGTACACAGcctattttataataaaatatgcaTTCATGTATCATTTTTATGTGTCTTGTAGCTTTTCAACTCCAACCGATGAGGCTGGGGAAACTAGAGAACCTTTACTTGAGTCGCAATCAACTGAACAGCAACATCTCATCAATTCTAAGTGGGCTTTTATCCCTCAAGTCTTTGGATCTATCATATAATATGCTGAGAGGATCAAGTATCAATGGTAGGGGGGATAATTTACTAAGAGGCAGCtgatttttaccttttattttgcaTATTATAATTAAGGCATTGCCACTTACATATAGCAACAACTTTCTTGCAGGTTTTGACGCCCTACCATCAAAATTGAGGGAACTAGAGAGCCTTGACTTAAGCTATAATAGATTCAACGACAGCGATTTATCTTATTTGTGTGAATTTCCATCCCTCAAGTCTCTAAATCTATCAGGCAATATGTTCTTAGGATCAACGACTATCAATGGTAAAGTTGTGAATATTTCTTGGCCTCTTCTAGCTAATTAGGCATAATTCACCCAAAATTCATTGTTTAAATGGTACATGCTTATTTACCCAAAATTCATTTCATTTAGCTCATTTCTCAACAATACCGTTTGATATGTTTAAATATCTCGATAACATATcaatccaaaattttaaaatttacatggAATAAGACcccatattattatattcaccAGCAGTTATGAGTAGATCAACTTCAAATAACTTGCTTTATTATGTGGAATTTTATGTATTATAATTAGGTAATAAGTACAATCTTGAGCTCAGACAACcttaatcaattaaaatccATCAACTAACATTATTAATATCCATGGATTTTAATGTTCATTATTAATATCTTTTAGAATGCATCAtaagttaaatttttagaataacatatataagttttgaaaaaatatattttatataaaaaaaaatagtcccttaattttgtaggtttttttttttaaaatacagtcTGTCTAATAATTTTATGCCAGTTAGCGCCATTAAAGCTCCGACTTGATAAAGCCTGACTATAACATGTGAAATTTGAAAAtcacatatcaaaacaatccataTAGTAAGTTCTCTTCAAAGGGATAAACTAGGTTGGTGTTTGGCGTGTCAACAAGGATATTGTCTTtgttacaaaataatttatgaattatttgtGGTAATCAAATTTGGTGTTTTCTTTAATAATCCATGACAAAGATGTTGTCCAATTCATCTTCACAACACTTAATTTCACTGCTTATTTGATCGTCGTCTCCTTTCAATTGGAAATATTACAGGTTTAAGGAAGTTGGAGGTCCTTAGTCTGAACGAGCTCACCATTAGTGGAAGTACTTTGCTGCAGTCATTGGGAGCATTGCCATCCCTAAAGACCCTTTCTCTTAAGGAAACTAATTTAAGCGGGACGTCAATAAGTCAAGGTTAATCATAGTTCATTCGCCTAAAGTCTTAATGAAATATGTTGAGGCCTTCTATCTAGTATAAGTAAAATTGATGTAAAATGGAATGGTTGCTCTGTATCACTACCATtttcatcatatattttttttccacagggagttttttcaattcaaccacCCTTGAAGAGTTGATACTCGACGGCAGTTCTTTCCCCACAAACTATCTTCAGAATATTGGAGCATTTTCAGCGCTTAAAATTCTGTCTTTTAGTGGTTGTGATCTCAATAGCACCTTACCAGCAAAAGGTAAATTAACAACTCCTGCCCACGTTTACATCAATAACTAAATGAAGTTTTCATCACTAGTTTTaacaaattatagataaattgtGCAGATTGGTGTGAATTGAAGAATCTAGAGCAGTTAGATATCTCTTGGAATAATCTAAAGGGTTCACTCCCAGATTGTTTTAGAAACTTGACATCTCTACAACTATTAGATGTTTCTGGGAATCGATTTGTTGGAAATATTGCCTCCGGTCCTCTTACCAATCTCAAATCCCTTGAATTCCTCTCATTATCAAATAACCACTTTGAAGTCCCACTTTCATTTAATTCCTTCATGAACCACTCAAAACTCAAGTTCTTCATATGTGACCACAACACACTAATAGGAGACAAAGCTGGCTTTCAGAATTTCATTCCGAAGTTCCAACTGATGTTTTTCAGCTTGTCAAGTAGAACATCTAAAGCACTCAATGCAGATATTCCCAACTTTCTCTATAGCCAATATGACTTGAGAATCCTTGATCTCTCCCAAAACAATTTCAATGGAATGTTCCCATCGTGGTTACTTAAGAACAACACGAGGTTAGAACAACTATACTTGAGGGAGAACTCTTTTGTTGGTCCTTTGATATTGCAGAACCAGCCAAATCCTTATATGAATGTCATAGATATATCAAACAACAACATACATGGTCAAATTCCAAGAAATATGTGTTTGGTTCTTCCAAATGTGTCAAAATTAAGGATGCATATGAATGGACTGATAGGTTCCCTTCCTTCTTGTTTTGGAAACATGAGCTCTCTAGAATATATGGATTTATCTGACAATCAGTTGTCTAGAGTAAAACTAGAGCAGTTGAAGAGTTCATGGTTTGTCAAGCTATCAAACAACAATTTGGGTGAGCAGCTACCTCCTTCAATCTTCAACTCATCTGCTTTCCTATATCTATACCTTGACGGCAACAACTTTACGGGGCAGATATCAGGTTTTCCACCTCCTAATTGGATACGTTTGAGTGCATTGGATATCAGTAACAATCAATTATCAGGCATGCTTCCAACGTGGATGGGCAATTTTTCATATCTCCAAGCAATTGATTTGTCTAGAAATCATTTTGAGGGTCCAATTCCTAGAGATTTCTGCGACCTTGGCAACCTTAAATATTTGGACATGTCTGAGAACTATTTGTTTGGTTCTGTACCATCTTGCTTCAGCCCATCAACAATAAAACATATCCATCTATCCAAAAATCAATTGAGCGGTCCATTAACAAATGCATTTTATAACAGCTCTTCCTTGGTCACGTTGGATCTCAATTACAACAACTTCATGGGCCCAATTTCAAATTGGTTTGGCAATCTTTCGGTCTTGAGTGTTCTTCTTCTGAAAGCTAATCATTTTGCTGGTGAGTTTCCTACTCAGTTATGCTTGTTAGAGCATTTAAGCATCTTGGATGTTTCACAAAATAAACTCTCCGGTCTTCTACCCTCCTGTATagcaaattatctttttaagcAAAATTTAGAGAAAGCGGTAGCTGTTCATCAAAGAATCTATCAATTGGAGTCCACAAGTAAGATGTATTCTGAAACCAGTTTACTACTAGGGAGGATCGATAACCTGAAAAACAGTTTTAGAGTCGTCAATATAGAAGAAGCAATAGAATTTACAACTAAAAGAATGTCATATGGTTACAAGGGCAATATTCTCAACTTCATGACTGGTTTTGATCTCTCCAGCAATAGATTCTCAGGCGAAATCCCATTAGAAATGGGAAATTTAAGAGAGTTACATGCATTAAACTTGTCACACAACAATCTCACTGGATGTATCCCTGCAACATTCTCAAACTTGAAGCAGATAGAGAGCTTGGATCTTTCTTACAACAACTTGAATGGTGGAATCCCTCCAGAACTTGCTGTCCTCAACAATCTAGCAGTTTTCAGTGTGGCACACAATAACTTGTCAGGAAGAACTCAAGAGATGAAGGCTCAGTTTTGGACCTTTGATGAAAGCAGTTATGAAGGTAATCCTCTTTTATGTGGACCTCTGTTACAGAAAAAATGCGATGGAGAAGAATCACCATCACAGCCAACGCCTAATGATGAACGAGAAGATGATGGATTCATAGACATGTATGTTTTCCATGTGAGCTTTGGGGTATGTTTCATAATTGGGGTGTTGACAATTGCAGCAGTTCTTTACATAAATCCACTTTGGCGACGCAGGTGGTTTCACTTCATTGAAGATTGCATTGACACTTGCTACTATTTTCTGGTGATTAATTTTCGTAAGTTCTCCAACTTTAGAAGATCTTAGGGTCTTAGCATGGGATTGCTGAATTTGTTGTGGTTGTTGGCGGGAGAATCAGTTATTTGCTTGTTGCATTCTTGGTCCAGATATGTGTTTTCTCCGAACTTGTCCAATTTGCTTGTATCTGTCCAGCCATTATAGGTGTTTTTTAGTGTGTTGGTCTCATAGCTTAGCCTTACCTTGGATCTTTTCAATATGCAAGTGTTGTAACTATATTTATCTTTGGGATCCTAAGTTTGTCTTGTTTTACTTTGTTTTCGCTATATTTTTTTGCACTGACCATCATGTTGGAAATTAAATTCTTATCAAGAAGTTAATTATGAAGGCCTTTAAGGCCGCCCAGGAACCTCTGTGAAGTGTTCCTTATTGACAAGGAATTAGAAATAATAATCTCATCCATAAACAATTCATTAAAGTAACAGTATTGAGGATTAAGGCAATCATTCTCCACCTttcatcttaaaatattttttccaaacaaaattCCAGAGGTACCTCGCCCTACGCTCTCCTTCCCTTTCAAACGCCTCAAAACAAACAGTGTGAAGGTAACAGTATGATGATACTGTTGAACATGACTGTTCGTGAGTTTCCTACTCAGTTATACTTGTTAGAGCATTTAAGCATTTTGAATGTTTTACTAAATAAGCTGTGTATATGGACTCCTGTTTAGGCAATTATACTTCCATGGAGAGTTCAACGAAAGCGGTAATTGCTAATTATCTTCTAATGGTTGGAAGCAATCCCTTGAGTATACAAGATGTCTTAAGAAACAATGGGTCTGTTATAATCaggattgaaagaaaaaatgaggAAGATGACAGAAAACAAAAGGGGCCTTGAGGAATACTAAATGTCGTTGTTtctcatataaagaaaaaataattccaattaataatctatcaaaaaaattattctaaaaaattccttaaatctatttaaaaaataagcactTAATCGacccaatttaaaaaagaaaaagaaagccttaaataatcagaaaataaagaaaagaatccaaaaatgctaaaaattctgaaacaatagcttctatatataattttagggACTTGATGACCTTGGTTAGTTATagcattttctatttttatatgggTTGTCATCTGGTCCTAATTCTCTTTGAGGCCTCAAAAATCAAGAGTCCAATGGTGTAAAATAGGAAGACAAGAACACTCGATTCTTTCATTTATCTGCTACTAGAATGAAAAACAGAAATGCAATTCTCTCATTGTCTGTTAATGGAAGAAGTATCTCCAAGCCATCCTTGGTAAAGATGGAAATTGTTAGATATTATAAAGACCtcttctcactttttttttagataatagtCGAGAATATATTAAGATTATGGCTAAAAAGAGAATAGCCTAGGAGACAACAGTTGGAGCAGAAAAACAAACAGGCGAAGAGATTGAAACAGGGGGAGAAGACAACcaggcaaaagaaaaaaaaaaacaagggagtCGGCTTCTGTTTTCTCCGTAAAAGATGACAACATTGCTGATACCTGTATCCACACTAGTGGAGCCTGAAGATATGTTATCAAGCTTCAACCATAAGGAGAACTTGCGGAGGATCAGGGAAAAACAGCTTTGAAAGTTTAGAGTAGCATCATTGTAGATAACATCATTCCGATGAAGCCACAGATTCCACACAATACAAGAGAAGAGAAGCTGCCATGAAAGATTCTGGAATCTGCCTTGCACCATAGAAGACCATTGGTAGCACATATCATCAACAGAATTTGAGAAACAGCCACTAATACCCCACCGAGAAAGGAATTTCATCCATAGATTCCAGGCAAAATCACAGTGGATGAAGAGATGGCTTGAAGATTAAAGACTTCTTTTACAAGACCTCTTCTCTCATCACTGGATAGAAGGATTAGATCATCCTGTGCAAAGCTGATGTTCTAGCAACTTAAGCCTTCGTCTTCCTCTACATTGGAAACTACTTTTACTCCAAAAGAAGTAAAAGCAGCCATTTGGGAATGTGACAGCAATAAGGCTCCTGGTCCTGATGGgatcaatttcttcttcataaaGAAAGCATGGGAAACAATTGGGGATGATATATATGGTCTGGTTGACGACTTTTATTTGTCTGGTCTCCTACCTGATGGCATCAACAGCTCCTTCATTACTCTCTTCCCAAAAGTAGTTGGTGCTAATAAACTCAAGGATTTCAAACCTATTAGCCTGATTGGATGCTTGGACAAGATCATCTCTAAGTTGCAAGCTAATAGGTTAAAGGCTGCCATGCCTGAAATTATTGGCGAGGTCCAGCATCCTTTTATCAAGGGGAGACAAATTTTAGACAGTGTTCTTATAGCCATTGAAATTATCTGTCATCTAAAGAAATCAAAGTCAAAGGGTTATATTCTCAAATTAACTCGACTTCCACAAAGCCTTTGATTCAGTTATTTGGGAATATATTGATGAAGTCATGGAATGTACGGGCTTTGGGGTAAGGCGGAGAGGATGGATCAAGCagtgtatttatatatacagCCAGAGTATCTGTCCTAGTAAATGGCTCTCCCCTATACAGGAATTCTCCATGGAAAAAGGACTTCGTCAAGGAGACTCGttatctccttttctctttaacATGGTTGCTGAGGACCTCAGTAGAATGCTAAAAATTGGTTGTGATTTGAGATTAATAGAAGGCATTGCTCTTGGGCAGACGAGAACCAGTCGAGCATTTCCCATTTACAGTACGCTGACGATACTCTTATTTTCAGCTCAGACAAACTCTCTTCCTTGCCGGACATAAAAAGTCTTACAATGCTTTGAATTGGTATCCAGGCTGAAAGTAAATTTCCATAATAGCTCGATTAATAAATATTCTAATTCATAAAtactcttttaatttaatgatcttATCTACCATATTACACCAACTAACAAAACTAGAAAGTTTGAAAATAAGAAACACCATCGCTTCATTGAACCGTCGGTTCCTCTCATGGCAAACCATTTCGCCACGTGGCAAATCACTGTCCTTTACCTCAGATCTTGACACTTGTTATCAAAGGAAACCATGACTCCCATGCATCTCGACACGCATTAGATTTCGTGGGACCAATTAAAATGCCCTACAGCAAAAAGACAGACGTGTTTCTTCCCTCCACGTGTCCCACAGTGTTTCCACCTGGCAAATATTGTGGGATTTCCTTTTGGGATCTTAGTGGGTCCCCGTTGTTTTAGACTTTTTGTTGTAGGCGGTGGGCCCTGGTCGGTGGTGTTTGGATATTgtaggtaataaaaaaaataattattttaattacccaTTTGcttaataatataaacaaaatcattcTAAAACGTCGGTGCTtacctataattaaaaaaacaaattatatatcatGATACATTTTATACAACTATAAAgtcattaacttttttatatatataaaataattatcctaTTTAAAGACAAGAAATGGACTTGTCAAATGAGGACTTTTCTggattttataatatcattaatttaattaattaattaattatcttttacTTATGTTaaagaaactaaaatttaatGCATCCTCCAATCCCTATATATACACCCCCTCTCATCCCAAGAACTTCACTCAACCATAACCTTTCAAAGATCAAAGCAATACAGTTTGTGCAACCTGaaatatttctctcttcttttcttagTAAACAAACAACTTGTTTCAAAACCTTTTGATTTCTCTAACCAAAAACAGCTAAAAAGTTTGCACATCACATTTTTTGACTACTTCGATACCATGGCTCCTGATATTACTGCTACTCTTGCTAACAACACCAACTCTCTTGTCAAGCAAGCTAGCATTTCAAGTTGTGCATATGTTACGTTTTTGGCTGGTGATGGAGACTACTGGAAAGGTGTTGTAGGGTTAGCCAAGGGATTGAGGAAGGCAAAGAGCAACTACCCTTTGGTGGTAGCTATCTTGCCTGACGTTCCTGAGGAGCACCGGAAGATACTTGCCTCTCAAGGTTGCATAGTGAGGGAGATTGAGCCTGTTAACCCACCGGAGAACCAGACCCAGTTTGCTATGGCTTATTATGTCATCAACTACTCCAAGCTTCGTATATGGGAGGTATGTATGCGCGTATAACACTAACTAGTATTATGTTATATGTAACTcctaaatattgttttcttttattacagTTTGTGGAGTATAGCAAGATGATATATTTGGATGGTGACATCCAAGTGTTTGATAACATAGACCACCTCTTTGACATGCCTGATGGCTACTTCCATGCTGCCATGGACTGCTTCTGTGAGAAAACATGGAGCAATAGCCCCCAGTTCAAGATTGGTTACTGCCAACAGTGTCCCGATAAGGTCCATTGGCCTGCTGAGATGGGTCCTAAGCCTCCTCTCTACTTCAACGCTGGCATGTTTGTTTATGAGCCCAACTTGTCGACATATCATGACCTCCTAGAGACCCTCAAAGTCACCACTCCTACCCTCTTCGCTGAGCAGGTACATATTTATCTATCTTGGTCAGAGCTTCTTGGCAGGAAAAATTGATCAGGCAGCAATTCTAAattcaatttccttttcttggCAGGATTTCTTGAACATGTTTTTCAGGGATGTTTATAAGCCAATTCCTTCAGATTACAACCTTGTGTTGGCCTTGTTATGGCGCCATCCTGAGAACATCAACCTTGACAAAGTCAAAGTTGTTCACTATTGTGCTGCTGTAAGTACTCACCATGCacatataaaacacaaaaaattatccTTTCGGACATTAAGTACTGCAATGCTAATTCTCATGTTACTGCAGGGGTCCAAGCCATGGAGGTACACAGGAAAAGAAGATAACATGGACAGAGAAGACATCAAGATGCTGGTTAACAAATGGTGGGACATTTACCACGACGAGTCCTTGGACTACAAGAACACTGTGGTGGCTGCTGCTGGAGCTGAAGTGCAACCATTCTTGGCGGCGCTATCAGAAGCTGGTATTGCTCACTACATTACCGCCCCATCTGCCGCTTAAAGCTGGTGGATTGTGGAGCTAGTAGCCTTCTAAATTAGTCAAACTGTAGAGGAAAAACAGTcttttttagcttcttttttttttttgtgacagTTTGCTGGTTGTTAATATCCCCTATATTCATGAAGTGGGACGATAGtgttcttttgagttttcttccAAGTCTGGGAGGACCTTTTATCCCTCATTTTgtaaataaaactattattcTCTGTGTAtacacaatttctttttatatatatatatatatatatatatgttttattgataaatgaaaagacggaaatagaaataaaataaatatcttttcgGAATagttttagaataaatttttattatttcaaaacgaagaaacataataaaatatatcttttttctatacatgttatcttcatttttattgttcCGAACAGAGAACCATCTAATTAGGAGATGGTGCTACGGCCTATATAAAATGGTCTATGAAGAGCTTTATAGCTGGGTTCACCTCTCAAGCATAAATTAATGGCGTAAATTGATCTCGATACGCATCAGAACTTGGAAGGTTTCAAAATTGGAGTTAATAGTCAAATTTGTTACTAAGCAACTGTTGATCAAGTCTTTGATTTTGCAAGTACAATTTAGAACCAACTTAAAACAAATGTGGAGGAAAATCAGAAAAAGTTAGGTATCCAAATCAAGTATCGATCGGCTGACTCCAAAAGCATGCTAAAATGGCACAGTAGTGTTGCATGCATGGTCTCTAAAAGTCCTCAGAATAATATTTCTCGAGTTACATAGCACCTAGACGCGCATCAACAGCCCTGGACAAAGGCTTAATTACATAGCCAAGTAAATGCAGGCGCTCTATCTTTTATGATGAGCTGCATTTTTTTGTAGTTTCAAGACTTTGTAACATTGGATGGATGGATCTTCCGCAATAGCTCTCATTAGCTAAGCAGAATCCATCTCTATATCTCCACAGATCAAGTGTCAATATTTACATCTAAGACTATACCATATataccttttatatatatatatatatatatatatatatatgcgcgcgcGGGCGGGAGGGAGCGTGGGTGGGTGGGTCGATGGATGGTAAAAAAATAGAGGGTAAATATAGTTACTTTGAATCACATGAAATAAtgaatcaattgttgaatcacATGGAGAATAATATAGTTTTCACCACAGAATTTTATGTGTTGCAATTCTATAGACAGTACAAATATTATAGAATACAGCACAATATGAGAGCATGATGATATATTCCAAAAggtcaatttaattaaatataccgatatcaatatttaaaatatttattaaattttttaatgtgtgaTATCAATACAAGGATGCttcattaaaatttcaattagaacacaaataaattcaaattaaagaatACAGCACAGCATGGGAGCATGATACAAGTCAAACTAATCACAACTATACTTCATttcttagtttttaaaatttaaatattaataacaacattttaataacatttattaatattttttaatacaatatcatataaatacaaagatgcattattaaaattataattagaaaaaacaaacttaatcaCAATTGAAACACAAACTAATTTAAACAGTCAATCTTGTGAAATTCACAACCATAACGAGTATTGATTTTCTTGgtccaaaatcaaaactttatcttgctactaaataaatattatccatTTCATAATCAACCTTAATTAACCTTAGGTCACATATTTGACCAACTAACCATTCTAGAAAGCTTGCAAGACTGCCGacatataaagaaaaagtcCTACTGGATGCTCACGTGGCATTTGTAGTCTGGCACGAGGACAAAATTGCTTAGGTGTGGCTTCGGTATTAATGGTAGGCCTAGGCCGGTGGTACTTAAT from Populus trichocarpa isolate Nisqually-1 chromosome 5, P.trichocarpa_v4.1, whole genome shotgun sequence includes these protein-coding regions:
- the LOC18109161 gene encoding receptor-like protein 15 isoform X2 → MMMKKMWVWMLLTLLTYGRCYGCLEEERIGLLEIKALINPNSIFGHLGDWTANKEDIANCCDWSMIECDSTTRRVIHLSLAGARDFRLGDWVLNASLFLPFKELQSLDLNKNRLVGCSENQGFEVLSSKLRKLNALDLSGNRFSNNFISCFNGLSSLRSLDLSSNLLKGSADFYGFKVLSSRLKKLESLRLKMNGYNDSIFSTLTGFSSLKSLDLSYNQLTGSAGFNAFQLQPMRLGKLENLYLSRNQLNSNISSILSGLLSLKSLDLSYNMLRGSSINGFDALPSKLRELESLDLSYNRFNDSDLSYLCEFPSLKSLNLSGNMFLGSTTINGLRKLEVLSLNELTISGSTLLQSLGALPSLKTLSLKETNLSGTSISQGSFFNSTTLEELILDGSSFPTNYLQNIGAFSALKILSFSGCDLNSTLPAKDWCELKNLEQLDISWNNLKGSLPDCFRNLTSLQLLDVSGNRFVGNIASGPLTNLKSLEFLSLSNNHFEVPLSFNSFMNHSKLKFFICDHNTLIGDKAGFQNFIPKFQLMFFSLSSRTSKALNADIPNFLYSQYDLRILDLSQNNFNGMFPSWLLKNNTRLEQLYLRENSFVGPLILQNQPNPYMNVIDISNNNIHGQIPRNMCLVLPNVSKLRMHMNGLIGSLPSCFGNMSSLEYMDLSDNQLSRVKLEQLKSSWFVKLSNNNLGEQLPPSIFNSSAFLYLYLDGNNFTGQISGFPPPNWIRLSALDISNNQLSGMLPTWMGNFSYLQAIDLSRNHFEGPIPRDFCDLGNLKYLDMSENYLFGSVPSCFSPSTIKHIHLSKNQLSGPLTNAFYNSSSLVTLDLNYNNFMGPISNWFGNLSVLSVLLLKANHFAGEFPTQLCLLEHLSILDVSQNKLSGLLPSCIANYLFKQNLEKAVAVHQRIYQLESTSKMYSETSLLLGRIDNLKNSFRVVNIEEAIEFTTKRMSYGYKGNILNFMTGFDLSSNRFSGEIPLEMGNLRELHALNLSHNNLTGCIPATFSNLKQIESLDLSYNNLNGGIPPELAVLNNLAVFSVAHNNLSGRTQEMKAQFWTFDESSYEGNPLLCGPLLQKKCDGEESPSQPTPNDEREDDGFIDMWFHFIEDCIDTCYYFLVINFRKFSNFRRS
- the LOC18109161 gene encoding receptor-like protein 15 isoform X1; the protein is MMMKKMWVWMLLTLLTYGRCYGCLEEERIGLLEIKALINPNSIFGHLGDWTANKEDIANCCDWSMIECDSTTRRVIHLSLAGARDFRLGDWVLNASLFLPFKELQSLDLNKNRLVGCSENQGFEVLSSKLRKLNALDLSGNRFSNNFISCFNGLSSLRSLDLSSNLLKGSADFYGFKVLSSRLKKLESLRLKMNGYNDSIFSTLTGFSSLKSLDLSYNQLTGSAGFNAFQLQPMRLGKLENLYLSRNQLNSNISSILSGLLSLKSLDLSYNMLRGSSINGFDALPSKLRELESLDLSYNRFNDSDLSYLCEFPSLKSLNLSGNMFLGSTTINGLRKLEVLSLNELTISGSTLLQSLGALPSLKTLSLKETNLSGTSISQGSFFNSTTLEELILDGSSFPTNYLQNIGAFSALKILSFSGCDLNSTLPAKDWCELKNLEQLDISWNNLKGSLPDCFRNLTSLQLLDVSGNRFVGNIASGPLTNLKSLEFLSLSNNHFEVPLSFNSFMNHSKLKFFICDHNTLIGDKAGFQNFIPKFQLMFFSLSSRTSKALNADIPNFLYSQYDLRILDLSQNNFNGMFPSWLLKNNTRLEQLYLRENSFVGPLILQNQPNPYMNVIDISNNNIHGQIPRNMCLVLPNVSKLRMHMNGLIGSLPSCFGNMSSLEYMDLSDNQLSRVKLEQLKSSWFVKLSNNNLGEQLPPSIFNSSAFLYLYLDGNNFTGQISGFPPPNWIRLSALDISNNQLSGMLPTWMGNFSYLQAIDLSRNHFEGPIPRDFCDLGNLKYLDMSENYLFGSVPSCFSPSTIKHIHLSKNQLSGPLTNAFYNSSSLVTLDLNYNNFMGPISNWFGNLSVLSVLLLKANHFAGEFPTQLCLLEHLSILDVSQNKLSGLLPSCIANYLFKQNLEKAVAVHQRIYQLESTSKMYSETSLLLGRIDNLKNSFRVVNIEEAIEFTTKRMSYGYKGNILNFMTGFDLSSNRFSGEIPLEMGNLRELHALNLSHNNLTGCIPATFSNLKQIESLDLSYNNLNGGIPPELAVLNNLAVFSVAHNNLSGRTQEMKAQFWTFDESSYEGNPLLCGPLLQKKCDGEESPSQPTPNDEREDDGFIDMYVFHVSFGVCFIIGVLTIAAVLYINPLWRRRWFHFIEDCIDTCYYFLVINFRKFSNFRRS